The following are encoded together in the Cynocephalus volans isolate mCynVol1 chromosome 4, mCynVol1.pri, whole genome shotgun sequence genome:
- the LOC134374733 gene encoding translationally-controlled tumor protein-like, with amino-acid sequence MIIYRDLISHDEMFSDIYKIREIADGLCLEVEGKMVSRTEGNIDHSLIGGNASAEGPEGEGTESTVITGVDIVMNHHLQETSFTKEAYKKYIKDYMKSIKGKLEEQWPERVKPFMTGAAEQIKHILANFKNYQFFIGENMNPDGMVALLDYREDGVTPYMIFFKDGLEMEKC; translated from the coding sequence ATGATCATCTACCGGGACCTCATCAGCCATGATGAGATGTTCTCCGACATTTACAAGATCCGGGAGATCGCGGACGGGCTGTGCCTGGAAGTGGAGGGGAAGATGGTCAGTAGGACAGAGGGTAACATTGATCACTCGCTCATTGGTGGAAATGCCTCCGCTGAAGGGCCCGAGGGCGAAGGTACTGAAAGCACAGTAATTACTGGTGTTGATATTGTCATGAACCATCACTTGCAGGAAACTAGCTTCACGAAAGAAGCCTACAAGAAGTACATCAAAGATTACATGAAATCAATCAAAGGGAAACTTGAAGAACAGTGGCCAGAAAGAGTAAAACCTTTTATGACAGGGGCTGCAGAACAAATCAAGCACATCCTTGCTAATTTCAAAAACTACCAATTCTTTATTGGTGAAAACATGAATCCAGATGGCATGGTTGCTCTGCTGGACTACCGTGAGGATGGTGTGACCCCatatatgattttctttaaggatggtttagaaatggaaaaatgttaa
- the LOC134374730 gene encoding olfactory receptor 2M3-like, whose amino-acid sequence MDRENKTLNYFFLRGLFPELQYISILITSILLVYIVAFTGNTILILLIWVDSRLHTPMYILLSHLSLIDLALISTTVPKMAINFFSGKRDISKVACGTQLFFFFALGGSECLLLTLMSYDRYMAICNPLRYPVIMNPRVCLQMTLVPLGGGVLNSLINTVYTMHFPFCGSREIHHFFCEMPAVLELSCGDTSFYEMVVSIICIVFVLLPLGLIVSSYMLIFLTILRLNSRESRRKALATCSSHLAVVSLYYGPAIIIYMTPHSFHTSEQDEIFSMINTIFTPMLNPLIYSLRNKEVLAALRKVINRGFILR is encoded by the coding sequence ATGGATAGAGAGAATAAAACCTTGAACTATTTCTTTCTCCGGGGACTTTTCCCAGAGCTGCAATATATCAGCATCCTCATCACGTCCATCCTTCTTGTCTACATTGTCGCCTTCACTGGGAACACCATCCTGATTCTCTTGATCTGGGTGGACTCTCGCCTTCACACTCCCATGTACATACTACTCAGCCATCTCTCTCTTATTGACTTGGCCTTAATTTCCACCACGGTCCCAAAGATGGCCATCAACTTTTTCTCTGGGAAGAGAGACATCTCAAAAGTTGCCTGTGGAACCcagcttttcttcttctttgcccTTGGGGGTAGTGAGTGTCTCCTTTTGACCCTCATGTCTTATGACCGCTATATGGCCATCTGCAACCCCCTGAGATATCCAGTTATCATGAACCCCAGAGTCTGCCTGCAGATGACTCTAGTGCCCTTGGGTGGAGGTGTTCTAAATTCCCTCATCAATACCGTTTACACCATGCATTTCCCCTTCTGTGGCTCCAGGGAAATCCACCACTTCTTCTGTGAGATGCCTGCTGTCCTTGAGCTCTCTTGTGGGGACACTTCTTTTTATGAGATGGTGGTGTCCATCATCTGCATTGTATTTGTTCTTCTTCCCTTAGGACTTATCGTGTCTTCCTACATGCTCATCTTTCTCACAATACTCCGCCTGAATTCACGAGAGAGCAGGAGGAAAGCCCTGGCCACCTGTTCCTCCCATCTGGCCGTAGTGAGTCTCTACTACGGGCCAGCCATCATTATCTACATGACCCCTCACTCCTTTCACACTTCAGAGCAGGATGAAATATTCTCCATGATAAATACCATCTTCACTCCCATGCTCAACCCTCTCATTTACAGTCTGAGGAACAAAGAAGTACTGGCTGCTCTGAGAAAAGTAATTAACAGAGGATTCATTTTGAGGTAG